A genome region from Streptomyces sp. NBC_01296 includes the following:
- a CDS encoding site-2 protease family protein, with protein sequence MNGSVPIGRVVGVPLRMHWSVPLLVVLFAYGLGRQTLPVWTPGRSNAVYTLASVVGALLLMGSLLLHETAHAAAARRRKISVEDVTLWALGGMTRMGRPQTAAAAFVVAVSGPLTSLVLGGAALGAGIGLHALLGWAVPAAVLVWLGWTNLFLAVFNLLPAAPLDGGRVLQALLWWRTGDRDRADRAASRSGQVMGVLLTAVGWISFVRGSSGGLWLVFLGLFIAFVAGAERQHAVLRTGLRGVRVADAMSSPVATGADWLSVRQFIEEVAVESRHSALPLLDFDGRPSGVVHVRALARIQDAQRDALRVRDVATPLAQCAVAAPDELLAEALDELRPGTGLPVLAVDGGRLVGIVTAKDITRLVQRQTLRGGREPE encoded by the coding sequence ATGAACGGCTCGGTCCCTATCGGACGTGTTGTCGGGGTGCCGCTGCGCATGCACTGGAGCGTGCCGCTGCTGGTGGTGCTGTTCGCGTACGGGCTCGGCCGCCAGACCCTCCCCGTGTGGACTCCGGGGCGCTCGAACGCCGTCTACACCCTCGCCAGTGTCGTGGGCGCACTGCTGCTCATGGGCAGTCTGCTGCTGCACGAGACGGCGCACGCCGCGGCGGCCCGCAGGAGGAAGATCTCCGTCGAGGACGTCACCCTGTGGGCGCTGGGCGGGATGACCAGGATGGGCCGGCCGCAGACCGCCGCGGCGGCCTTCGTGGTGGCGGTGAGCGGCCCGCTCACCAGCCTGGTGCTCGGCGGCGCCGCACTCGGCGCGGGGATCGGGCTGCACGCCCTGCTCGGCTGGGCGGTGCCCGCGGCCGTCCTGGTGTGGCTCGGCTGGACGAACCTGTTCCTCGCCGTCTTCAACCTGCTGCCGGCCGCGCCGCTCGACGGCGGGCGGGTGCTGCAGGCGCTGCTGTGGTGGCGTACGGGCGACCGGGATCGGGCGGATCGGGCGGCCTCGCGCAGCGGGCAGGTCATGGGCGTGCTGCTGACGGCCGTGGGCTGGATCTCCTTCGTGCGCGGGTCGTCGGGCGGGCTGTGGCTCGTCTTCCTCGGGCTCTTCATCGCGTTCGTCGCGGGCGCCGAACGCCAGCACGCCGTGCTGCGTACGGGGCTGCGGGGCGTGCGCGTGGCCGATGCCATGTCCAGCCCGGTGGCGACCGGTGCCGACTGGCTGAGCGTGCGGCAGTTCATCGAGGAGGTGGCCGTGGAATCCCGGCATTCCGCACTGCCGCTGCTCGATTTCGACGGCCGCCCCAGCGGGGTGGTGCACGTACGCGCGCTGGCCCGGATCCAGGATGCGCAGCGGGACGCACTGCGCGTACGCGACGTGGCGACGCCTCTGGCGCAGTGTGCGGTCGCCGCCCCGGACGAGCTGCTGGCCGAGGCCCTGGACGAGCTGCGGCCGGGGACCGGGCTGCCGGTCCTGGCGGTGGACGGTGGCCGGCTGGTGGGGATCGTCACCGCGAAGGACATCACCCGGCTCGTGCAGCGGCAGACGCTGCGCGGGGGCCGGGAGCCCGAGTGA
- a CDS encoding PP2C family protein-serine/threonine phosphatase encodes MTYIAVSALSHAGLVRDHNEDSLVVGPWTLCAGVTRNPQTLVFPTGSPLVVAVADGIGGQPAGEVASALVARQLAMLGPSLDSEGAVREALVLCNQAVYAAADSDPQLATMGTTVAGAVVLEDSLISFNVGDSRVFDATAEELRQVSVDDNPPLEPGQRTTSLLTQALGGARRRSAITPHVSTEPLSAGARYLVCSDGLTDPVPPEELDELLRVHDDGKAAFELWKAAIDAGGPDNITLALVRIGV; translated from the coding sequence ATGACGTACATAGCCGTGAGCGCGTTGAGCCATGCCGGGCTGGTACGGGACCACAACGAGGACAGCCTCGTCGTCGGGCCGTGGACGCTGTGCGCCGGTGTGACGCGCAATCCGCAGACGCTCGTCTTCCCGACCGGTTCGCCGCTCGTCGTCGCGGTCGCCGACGGGATCGGCGGGCAGCCGGCCGGCGAGGTGGCGAGCGCGCTGGTGGCCCGCCAACTCGCGATGCTCGGGCCCTCCTTGGACAGCGAGGGAGCCGTCCGCGAGGCGCTCGTCCTGTGCAACCAGGCGGTGTACGCGGCCGCCGACAGCGATCCGCAACTGGCCACGATGGGCACCACGGTCGCGGGCGCCGTCGTACTGGAGGACTCGCTGATCTCCTTCAACGTCGGCGACAGCAGGGTGTTCGACGCCACGGCGGAGGAGCTCCGGCAGGTGAGCGTGGACGACAATCCGCCGCTGGAACCGGGGCAGCGCACCACGTCCCTGCTGACCCAGGCGCTCGGCGGCGCCCGCCGGCGCAGCGCGATCACGCCCCACGTCTCGACGGAGCCGCTGTCCGCCGGAGCCCGCTACCTGGTGTGCTCGGACGGGCTGACGGACCCGGTGCCGCCCGAGGAGCTCGACGAGCTGCTGCGGGTGCACGACGACGGCAAGGCCGCTTTCGAGCTGTGGAAGGCGGCCATCGACGCTGGCGGCCCCGACAACATCACGCTCGCGCTGGTCAGGATCGGCGTATAG
- a CDS encoding LysR family substrate-binding domain-containing protein, with translation MTGSESSPSASPSFRLAYVPGVTPSKWVRIWNERLPDTPLTLLQVSAAEAPDVLRGSGADAGFVRLPIDRTGLAAIPLYTETTVVVVPKDHIVAAVEEVSTGDLADEIVLHPLDDTLDWEGLPGRPALERPATTADAIELVAAGIGVLIVPQSLARLHHRKDLTYRTVTDAPESRVALSFPDGDPTELVEEFIGIVRGRTVNSTRGRAPTPPQPKQRKRPEAAGAGRKPTAGKSGGKNPRGASGGSGGAKGGAKGGKGGKPRRPR, from the coding sequence GTGACAGGCTCGGAATCATCTCCTTCAGCATCTCCTTCGTTCCGGCTCGCGTACGTCCCGGGAGTGACGCCCAGCAAGTGGGTGCGGATCTGGAACGAGCGCCTGCCCGACACCCCGCTGACCCTCCTCCAGGTGTCCGCCGCCGAAGCCCCCGACGTGCTGCGGGGCAGCGGCGCCGACGCCGGGTTCGTGCGGCTGCCGATCGACCGGACGGGCCTGGCCGCGATCCCCCTCTACACCGAGACCACGGTCGTCGTGGTCCCGAAGGACCACATCGTGGCCGCCGTGGAGGAGGTGTCCACCGGGGACCTCGCCGACGAGATCGTCCTGCACCCCCTCGACGACACCCTGGACTGGGAGGGCCTGCCCGGGCGGCCCGCGCTCGAACGCCCCGCCACCACGGCCGACGCGATCGAGCTGGTGGCGGCCGGGATCGGCGTCCTGATCGTCCCGCAGTCCCTCGCGCGGCTGCACCACCGCAAGGACCTCACGTACCGGACGGTCACGGACGCCCCCGAGTCCCGGGTCGCGCTGTCGTTCCCGGACGGCGACCCCACCGAGTTGGTCGAGGAGTTCATCGGGATCGTGCGCGGCCGGACCGTCAACAGCACCCGCGGACGTGCCCCGACCCCGCCGCAGCCGAAGCAGCGCAAGCGCCCCGAAGCGGCCGGCGCGGGGCGCAAGCCCACGGCCGGGAAGTCGGGCGGCAAGAACCCGCGCGGCGCTTCCGGCGGCTCCGGCGGTGCGAAGGGCGGAGCCAAGGGCGGCAAGGGCGGCAAGCCCCGCCGCCCGCGGTAG
- a CDS encoding DUF5997 family protein gives MTSHKTTQTMKPATAAKKLGVYLEATPAEFQEGVVTRSELNALQAEPPQWLQDLRLGGPHPRPVVAAKLGVSIAGLARGGVTEALTTEQIDALKQENPEWLQKERATQAEVRKEAVRIKEKHAERAERIQQSGS, from the coding sequence ATGACGTCGCACAAGACCACCCAGACCATGAAGCCCGCCACCGCGGCGAAGAAGCTGGGTGTGTACCTCGAAGCCACCCCCGCTGAGTTCCAGGAAGGTGTCGTGACCCGCAGCGAGCTGAACGCGCTGCAGGCCGAGCCGCCCCAGTGGCTGCAGGATCTGCGACTGGGCGGCCCGCACCCCCGGCCCGTGGTCGCGGCCAAGCTCGGCGTCTCGATCGCCGGTCTCGCGCGCGGCGGGGTCACCGAGGCCCTCACCACGGAGCAGATCGACGCGCTGAAGCAGGAGAACCCGGAGTGGCTCCAGAAGGAGCGCGCCACCCAGGCCGAGGTCCGCAAGGAAGCGGTCCGCATCAAGGAGAAGCACGCGGAGCGCGCCGAGCGGATCCAGCAGTCCGGCTCCTGA
- a CDS encoding beta-glucanase encodes MRTARRGQSCGVISQLLSKFRRPGALVFSADFDSTSRWVAGRSWAYPDGGPVNPGDSKLDHLTDDPAYSRTGTFRATRRPDGNWDTGLLTTEGSDEGFLLRAEDVLEARVRLPEAVGAWPAIWTWRDGGQEVDVFEYHPDNPDLLELSNHVRGGGSFYFRDAAVRPGAWVDLKVKFGANSVVWWVNGTRAFADRSGVGRRWRAYVIVNLSVSAGRYHPAPDPDVSEMSYEVSELRVYRS; translated from the coding sequence ATGCGGACGGCGCGTCGCGGGCAGAGCTGCGGGGTGATCTCGCAACTCCTGTCCAAGTTCCGGCGCCCCGGCGCACTCGTCTTCTCGGCCGACTTCGACTCGACGTCCCGGTGGGTCGCCGGGCGGTCCTGGGCCTATCCCGACGGCGGCCCGGTCAATCCGGGCGACAGCAAACTCGATCATCTGACCGACGATCCCGCCTACAGCCGCACCGGGACCTTCCGCGCCACCCGGCGGCCGGACGGCAACTGGGACACCGGTCTACTGACCACCGAGGGCAGCGACGAGGGGTTCCTGCTGCGCGCGGAGGACGTGCTGGAAGCCCGGGTCAGACTGCCGGAGGCGGTCGGCGCCTGGCCCGCGATCTGGACCTGGCGGGACGGCGGCCAGGAGGTCGACGTCTTCGAGTACCACCCCGACAACCCGGACCTGCTGGAACTCTCCAACCATGTGCGGGGCGGCGGATCGTTCTACTTCCGCGACGCCGCCGTACGGCCCGGCGCCTGGGTCGACCTCAAGGTCAAGTTCGGTGCGAACTCGGTCGTCTGGTGGGTCAACGGCACGCGCGCGTTCGCCGACCGCAGCGGGGTGGGCCGGCGCTGGCGGGCGTACGTCATCGTGAACCTGTCGGTGAGCGCGGGCCGCTACCACCCGGCCCCCGACCCGGACGTCTCCGAGATGTCCTACGAGGTCTCGGAGCTCCGCGTGTACCGCTCCTAA
- a CDS encoding hemerythrin domain-containing protein, with translation MSTSRENQGKPITTHDMVVVHRMFRREFREAAGRVRGVRHGSRAQVRLVADRLALLLDTLRRHHEGEDRLLWPKLAERAPGHDELWKRMRGQHADLAAHLGRADALLGPWTAGGASARGEELATLFERVSQAVEEHFDQEEGEALPFVPGVVSQAEWDEIGDAASAAVPKRKLLTVLGMILKDTDPGEQILIMAHLPLPPRVIWRAVGERNFRRLEERLAAAVGHG, from the coding sequence ATGTCGACGTCGAGGGAGAACCAGGGAAAGCCGATCACCACGCACGACATGGTGGTGGTCCACCGGATGTTCCGGCGCGAGTTCCGGGAGGCGGCGGGCCGGGTGCGCGGGGTGCGCCACGGGAGCCGCGCGCAGGTCAGGCTGGTCGCCGACCGGCTGGCGCTGCTGCTGGACACCCTGCGCCGCCACCACGAGGGCGAGGACCGGCTGCTGTGGCCCAAGCTCGCCGAACGCGCGCCCGGGCACGACGAGTTGTGGAAGCGGATGCGGGGCCAGCACGCCGACCTGGCGGCCCACCTCGGACGGGCGGACGCCCTGCTCGGGCCGTGGACGGCCGGCGGGGCGAGCGCCCGGGGAGAGGAGCTGGCCACCCTGTTCGAGCGGGTGTCGCAGGCCGTCGAGGAACACTTCGACCAGGAGGAGGGCGAGGCGCTGCCGTTCGTCCCGGGCGTGGTGTCGCAGGCGGAGTGGGACGAGATCGGCGACGCGGCCAGCGCCGCCGTGCCCAAGAGAAAACTACTCACCGTCCTCGGGATGATCCTCAAGGACACGGACCCGGGGGAGCAGATCCTGATCATGGCGCATCTGCCGCTGCCGCCCCGGGTGATCTGGCGCGCCGTCGGCGAGCGCAACTTCCGACGGCTGGAAGAGCGCCTGGCGGCGGCGGTGGGGCACGGTTAG
- a CDS encoding carbonic anhydrase, giving the protein MYSNTQTADVPSPSRRGLLRAAVAGSAAVGSVLTLGSAFPASAAPAPGPASAAPEAAGRPVSPEEALRRLAAGNRRWRTYRQEHPHESPSVRVQLTRAQHPFAIVLGCVDSRVPPELVFDQGLGDLLTVRSAGEVLDEAVLGSIAYGVLELEIPLVLVLGHQSCGAVGAAVHADETGERLPAHIQYLADQIRPSIDHGQHGDARIDATIDAHARRTRGRLAAEPDVARRIATGKLAVVAARYDLRDQRVRTLA; this is encoded by the coding sequence ATGTATTCGAACACGCAGACAGCCGACGTCCCTTCGCCCAGCCGTCGCGGCCTGCTCCGCGCCGCGGTGGCGGGCTCGGCGGCCGTGGGGTCCGTCCTCACCCTCGGTTCCGCCTTCCCCGCCTCCGCCGCTCCGGCTCCCGGTCCTGCATCCGCCGCGCCGGAGGCCGCCGGGCGGCCCGTCTCCCCGGAGGAGGCCCTGCGCCGGCTGGCCGCCGGGAACCGGCGCTGGCGCACGTACCGCCAGGAGCACCCGCACGAGTCGCCGTCCGTACGGGTCCAACTCACCCGGGCCCAGCACCCCTTCGCGATCGTCCTCGGCTGCGTCGACTCCCGCGTCCCGCCGGAGCTCGTCTTCGACCAGGGGCTCGGTGACCTCCTGACGGTGCGCTCCGCGGGCGAGGTGCTCGACGAAGCCGTGCTCGGCAGCATCGCGTACGGGGTCCTGGAACTGGAGATCCCGCTGGTGCTCGTCCTCGGCCACCAGTCCTGCGGGGCGGTCGGCGCCGCCGTCCACGCCGACGAGACCGGCGAGAGGCTGCCCGCGCACATCCAGTACCTCGCCGACCAGATCCGGCCGTCCATCGACCACGGCCAGCACGGCGACGCCCGTATCGACGCCACCATCGACGCGCACGCCCGGCGCACCCGCGGCCGGCTCGCCGCCGAACCCGACGTCGCCCGCCGCATAGCCACCGGCAAGCTGGCCGTCGTCGCCGCCCGCTACGACCTCCGCGACCAGAGGGTCCGCACCCTGGCGTAG
- a CDS encoding GNAT family N-acetyltransferase, which produces MRIRAVHIDELPLLQAIERAAGECFRGIGMPEIADDEPLPLDELARYQRAGLAWVAVTEADAPLAYLIADRIDGNLHIEQVSVHPDGARRRIGRSLLEHLAARAAADSIPALTLTTFEDVPWNAPYYARCGFERVAEGELSPGLKDIRDREAEHGLDRWPRICMRRVL; this is translated from the coding sequence ATGCGTATTCGAGCAGTGCACATCGATGAACTGCCCCTCCTCCAGGCCATCGAGAGGGCGGCCGGGGAGTGCTTCCGCGGCATCGGCATGCCGGAGATCGCCGACGACGAACCGCTGCCGCTCGACGAACTCGCCCGCTACCAGCGGGCCGGACTGGCCTGGGTCGCGGTCACGGAGGCCGATGCTCCGCTGGCCTACCTCATCGCCGACCGCATCGACGGGAACCTCCACATCGAGCAGGTCTCCGTGCATCCGGACGGGGCGCGCCGCCGTATCGGCCGGTCGCTGCTGGAACATCTGGCGGCCCGGGCGGCAGCCGACTCCATACCGGCACTGACCCTCACCACGTTCGAGGACGTTCCGTGGAACGCCCCGTACTACGCCCGCTGCGGCTTCGAACGCGTCGCCGAGGGCGAGCTCAGCCCCGGCCTGAAGGACATCCGCGACCGCGAAGCGGAACACGGCCTGGACCGCTGGCCGCGGATCTGCATGCGCCGGGTCCTGTGA
- a CDS encoding SHOCT domain-containing protein, producing MNTLAYDGPGPWILFVPLIWAAVVFGVVTVLRRTVWRGGRGPRGPWAATRGSYGENSPIAILGRRFATGEIDEDEYWRRLSVLDEQFGRTRLDGKDGRV from the coding sequence ATGAACACCCTGGCGTACGACGGGCCCGGCCCGTGGATCCTGTTCGTCCCGCTGATCTGGGCGGCCGTCGTCTTCGGCGTCGTCACGGTCCTGCGCCGTACGGTGTGGCGCGGTGGCCGCGGCCCGCGCGGACCGTGGGCCGCGACCCGGGGCTCGTACGGCGAGAACTCGCCGATCGCGATCCTGGGCCGCCGGTTCGCCACCGGCGAGATCGACGAGGACGAGTACTGGCGCCGGCTGTCGGTCCTGGACGAACAGTTCGGCCGCACCCGCCTCGACGGCAAGGACGGCCGCGTCTGA
- a CDS encoding response regulator: MIRVLLADDQALVRAGFRALLDAQPDIEVAGEAADGAEAVRLARELRPDVALMDIRMPVLDGLAATRTITGDPGLSAVRVVMLTTFELDEYVFEAIRSGASGFLVKDTEPEELLRAVRAVVAGDALLSPGVTRRLIAEFAARSKAPEAAGELDRLTEREREVMALVGLGLSNEEIARRLVVSPLTAKTHVSRTMIKLGARDRAQLVVLAYESGLVRPGWLG; the protein is encoded by the coding sequence GTGATCCGCGTACTGCTCGCCGACGACCAGGCACTGGTACGGGCCGGCTTCCGCGCGCTGCTCGACGCGCAGCCGGACATCGAGGTGGCGGGCGAGGCCGCCGACGGGGCCGAGGCCGTGCGGCTGGCACGCGAACTGCGCCCGGACGTGGCCCTGATGGACATCCGGATGCCGGTGCTCGACGGGCTGGCGGCCACCCGAACGATCACGGGGGACCCGGGGCTTTCCGCGGTGAGGGTGGTCATGCTGACCACCTTCGAGCTCGACGAGTACGTCTTCGAGGCGATCCGCTCCGGTGCGTCCGGCTTCCTGGTCAAGGACACGGAACCGGAGGAACTCCTGCGTGCCGTACGGGCCGTGGTGGCGGGCGACGCGCTGCTCTCACCCGGGGTGACGCGCCGGCTGATCGCGGAGTTCGCGGCCCGGTCGAAGGCTCCCGAGGCGGCGGGGGAGCTGGACCGGCTGACCGAGCGGGAGCGCGAGGTGATGGCCCTGGTGGGGCTGGGCCTGTCCAACGAGGAGATCGCCCGCCGACTGGTGGTGAGCCCGCTGACCGCGAAGACGCACGTCAGCCGGACCATGATCAAGCTCGGCGCCCGGGACCGCGCCCAGCTGGTGGTGCTGGCGTACGAGTCGGGGCTGGTCCGGCCCGGCTGGCTGGGCTGA
- a CDS encoding sensor histidine kinase: MAERRRVYWAERAGAGRLPWRSSLLVAVFAQAATGWVHHLQPDREPVGALGRLLLLLGPALLVLRHRYPVPVLYGVCAVTLAYLAGGYPYGPVFISVALACFAAVVAGHRYAAWGAVGALWAGHLLIGHWLYRWLPPPGDGPAPWGTEGGVTAWAIAVLAASEVVRVRREQWARDRAERKAAERRRVDEERLRIARELHDVLAHSISVINVQAGVGLALLDTDPEQARTALTTIKAASKEALGEVRQVLNTLRAPGEAPRTPAPGLDRLSELVDQAAAAGLTVSVEGEAAGRGLSPGTDLAAFRILQEALTNVVRHSGSRSARIRITRPPGALELRVDDDGPATGGDAGGSGTGLIGMRERAAAQGGSIEAGPRADGGFRVLARLSLEDTGSPGNPASREDQE; this comes from the coding sequence ATGGCGGAGCGGCGGCGGGTGTACTGGGCGGAGCGCGCGGGCGCCGGGCGGCTGCCCTGGCGGTCCTCGCTCCTCGTGGCCGTGTTCGCGCAGGCGGCCACCGGATGGGTCCACCACCTCCAGCCCGACCGGGAGCCGGTCGGCGCGCTCGGACGGCTCCTGCTGCTCCTCGGGCCGGCCCTGCTGGTCCTGCGGCACCGGTATCCGGTGCCCGTCCTCTACGGCGTCTGCGCGGTCACGCTGGCCTACCTCGCCGGCGGATACCCGTACGGCCCCGTCTTCATCAGCGTCGCCCTGGCCTGCTTCGCCGCCGTCGTCGCCGGACACCGCTACGCCGCCTGGGGCGCGGTGGGAGCCCTGTGGGCCGGCCATCTGCTCATCGGGCACTGGCTGTACCGCTGGCTGCCCCCGCCCGGCGACGGCCCGGCGCCGTGGGGGACCGAGGGCGGTGTCACCGCCTGGGCGATCGCCGTACTCGCCGCCTCCGAGGTGGTCCGCGTACGACGGGAGCAGTGGGCCCGGGACCGGGCCGAGCGGAAGGCCGCCGAACGGCGCCGGGTGGACGAGGAGCGGCTGCGGATCGCCCGCGAGCTGCACGACGTACTGGCCCACAGCATCTCCGTGATCAACGTGCAGGCCGGCGTGGGCCTGGCGCTGCTCGACACGGACCCCGAGCAGGCCCGTACGGCGCTCACCACCATCAAGGCGGCCAGCAAGGAGGCCCTCGGCGAGGTCCGGCAGGTCCTGAACACCCTGCGCGCCCCCGGCGAGGCCCCCCGCACGCCCGCCCCCGGACTCGACCGGCTCTCCGAACTGGTCGACCAGGCGGCCGCGGCCGGGCTCACCGTCTCCGTGGAGGGGGAGGCCGCGGGGCGGGGGCTGTCGCCGGGCACGGATCTCGCCGCGTTCCGGATCCTGCAGGAGGCGCTCACCAACGTGGTGCGCCACTCGGGCTCCCGGAGCGCCAGGATCCGCATCACCCGGCCGCCCGGCGCGCTGGAACTGCGGGTGGACGACGACGGGCCCGCCACCGGCGGCGACGCCGGCGGCAGCGGCACCGGCCTGATCGGGATGCGCGAGCGGGCCGCCGCGCAGGGCGGCAGCATCGAGGCCGGACCCCGGGCGGACGGCGGCTTCCGGGTGCTGGCCCGGCTCTCGCTGGAGGACACGGGATCGCCGGGGAACCCGGCATCGAGGGAGGACCAGGAGTGA
- a CDS encoding serine hydrolase, with protein sequence MNHTLHRIRAAFAEAGVTGRLHAVDIDSGTEIDAGADQQVVTASVHKLCLLVALHQHAAAGRVDLGEQVECPPGDRTAGPTGLAAMLDPVRMSLRDAAYLMTAVSDNAAADLLLARIGIDGVNEATARLGLTRTLAVHTFRSLFATVREDAGPAGARALADPHVLARLRALDPARSNRSTPRDMTRLLGAVWRDEACIPEHGAAIRRLLGLQVWPHRMAAGFPFDDVHVAGKTGSLPTVRNEVGVIEYPDGGRYAVAVFTRAANPAATLPAADAVIGTTARIAVDALRAR encoded by the coding sequence GTGAACCACACCCTCCACCGTATTCGCGCAGCCTTCGCCGAAGCCGGCGTCACCGGCCGGCTGCACGCCGTCGACATCGATTCCGGTACGGAGATCGACGCCGGCGCGGACCAGCAGGTCGTCACCGCCAGCGTGCACAAGCTCTGCCTGCTCGTCGCCCTCCACCAGCACGCCGCGGCCGGCCGGGTGGACCTCGGCGAACAGGTCGAGTGCCCGCCGGGCGACCGCACCGCCGGCCCCACCGGGCTGGCCGCGATGCTGGATCCCGTGCGCATGTCCCTGCGCGACGCCGCGTACCTGATGACGGCCGTCAGCGACAACGCCGCCGCGGACCTGCTCCTCGCGCGCATAGGCATCGACGGCGTCAACGAGGCCACCGCCCGGCTCGGCCTCACCCGTACCCTCGCCGTCCACACCTTCCGCTCGCTCTTCGCCACGGTCCGGGAGGACGCGGGGCCCGCAGGCGCCCGGGCCCTCGCCGATCCGCACGTCCTCGCCCGGCTCCGCGCCCTCGACCCGGCCCGCAGCAACCGCAGCACGCCCCGCGACATGACCCGGCTGCTCGGCGCCGTCTGGCGCGACGAGGCCTGCATCCCCGAACACGGCGCCGCGATCCGACGGCTGCTCGGACTCCAGGTGTGGCCGCACCGGATGGCCGCCGGATTCCCCTTCGACGACGTCCACGTGGCCGGGAAGACCGGCAGCCTGCCGACCGTACGCAACGAGGTCGGCGTCATCGAGTACCCCGACGGCGGCCGCTACGCCGTCGCCGTCTTCACCCGGGCCGCCAACCCCGCGGCCACCCTCCCCGCGGCCGACGCGGTGATCGGCACCACCGCCCGCATCGCCGTGGACGCCCTGCGCGCGAGGTAG
- a CDS encoding LysR family transcriptional regulator produces MDLIRHLQCFVAVAEERHFGRAAELLGMAQPPLSQRIQRLERELGVRLFERTSRQVTITAAGTVLLEEARLLLARADALAATARRIRDGESGLLRAALPPDLAGEAIAAILAAFRQHHPGVELELHELSTAEQLARFASRELDVGLVRHPCDLAGLELGPVLRRELGVLLPREAPAAGLDEVPLAALTGYGLVLFPRAEAPALHDDVLNTCARGGYTPAAVRQGRGPSFVRGLVLSANAVAFAPRDTGSADAEGPHDDIVWRPLAGSPLAWRHSVAWPQGRGDAAVGAFTEATTRALWNTAAVTADVPARPLHLRPAAEYWL; encoded by the coding sequence GTGGATCTGATCCGGCATCTGCAGTGCTTCGTGGCTGTTGCAGAAGAAAGACATTTCGGCCGTGCCGCCGAGCTGCTCGGCATGGCCCAACCACCCCTGTCCCAACGCATCCAGCGCCTGGAGCGCGAGCTCGGCGTACGGCTCTTCGAACGCACCAGCCGCCAGGTGACGATCACCGCGGCCGGCACGGTGCTGCTGGAGGAGGCCCGCTTGCTGCTCGCCCGTGCCGACGCCCTCGCCGCCACCGCCCGCCGCATCCGCGACGGCGAGAGCGGACTCCTGCGCGCCGCGCTGCCGCCCGACCTCGCCGGCGAGGCCATCGCCGCGATCCTGGCCGCCTTCCGGCAGCACCACCCCGGCGTGGAGCTGGAGCTGCACGAGCTGTCCACCGCCGAGCAGCTGGCCCGCTTCGCCTCCCGCGAACTGGACGTCGGGCTCGTCCGGCACCCCTGCGACCTCGCCGGGCTGGAGCTCGGACCGGTCCTGCGCCGCGAACTCGGCGTGCTGCTGCCCCGCGAGGCCCCGGCCGCCGGGCTGGACGAGGTACCCCTCGCCGCCCTCACCGGATACGGCCTGGTCCTCTTCCCGCGCGCCGAGGCCCCCGCCCTGCACGACGACGTACTCAACACCTGCGCCCGGGGCGGCTACACCCCCGCCGCCGTCCGGCAGGGCCGCGGCCCCAGCTTCGTCCGCGGTCTCGTCCTCTCCGCGAACGCCGTGGCCTTCGCCCCGCGCGACACCGGGTCGGCCGACGCCGAAGGCCCGCACGACGACATCGTCTGGCGGCCCCTCGCCGGCTCCCCGCTGGCCTGGCGCCACAGCGTCGCCTGGCCGCAGGGCCGCGGCGACGCCGCCGTCGGCGCCTTCACCGAAGCGACCACGCGCGCCCTGTGGAACACTGCGGCGGTGACCGCCGACGTACCCGCACGGCCGCTCCACCTGCGCCCGGCAGCGGAGTACTGGCTGTGA